From the Candidatus Eremiobacterota bacterium genome, the window TTCTGGATGAAGACCATCACGAGCTTCTCCGAAGGCTGGACTATCCAGTATTCCTTTACTCCAGAGCGCTCGTAAAGGGCGAGCTTCTCCTTGAGATCTCTTCGCGCCGTGGAAGGGGACTGTATTTCTATGACGAGGTCCGGGGCCCCCCGCACGCCTCTTTCATCGATTTTTTCCTTATCGCATACTACGATGAGATCGGGCTGCACCACCGTGGTGATATCCTCGTCGCGCTCGTCGTGAAGGGGGATTCTCACATCGAGAGGGGCGATGAAGACCTGGCATTCTTTTTGCAGAAAGTAAGTGGCAAATTGCCTGGCAAGCTCGATGAGCATTCGCTGGTGGGGCACGCCGGGGGCAGGCGTCATATTGAAAGGAACGCCGTCGATAAGCTCCCAGCGGAGCCCGTCATCCCAGGAGTAATAGTCGCCGTAAGTGAATTTCTCTTTGGTGTTCTCTGCGGGAAGGCTCATGGGGGCTCCTTTCAGAAATTCATGGCAGGAAGGCGTCATGGCGAGTGGACCACCACGTCGCGCTGGGCGTTGAAGGTGCAGGGCTTTCCCCTTATGTCGTTCTCTGTCTCCATGCGGATCTTGTAATAGGTCGTGAGGGGCAAGACCTCCACCTGGACGCGCTTCACGTTTCTCGCCATCACCCGATAGGGCTTCCTGGCAATCTCTGTATCGACGCTGAAGGTCGCGTAGAGGTCACCCTCAACCTGGGTCCTCGCAAGGAAGTAGAGGGACGAGCCGTCCGCGGCTTTCCTCTGCCCGTCAGGCACAAGGTGGTAGATATACCAGCTCGACCAGAGAGGGCCTGTCTCGGTGCTGTGAAAGATCCCGCTGAGGTCCCGGGCTGACGGGAAGGTCCATGTATTGGGTCTTGTGGTGCTGACATTGGAAAAGCTCGTCTCGGTGAGGTCAAGGGAAAAGAGGTCCACTCCCCTGACCGCGTTGAACTGGACGTCCTGGAGGGCATTGGAGACGTGGTAGCGCCGCCAGGCCGAGACGAAGATGTAGGATGAGATGCTGATGAGAAAGCCAAGCAGCGCCATCGCGACGATGATCTCCGCAAGCGAGAGGCCACGGGCTCCCTTATTCCTCATTGCCTCATTCCTTCCTGGTGACTTTCGACGACACGGTGATGGTCTTTTCCTGGGCCTCGGATTCCTTGGCCCCATGCTCCCGCCAGGAGACATTTACGGTCACCACGTAGACTTTCGGCTTGATTGGCGATTCCTGGGCGGCGGTGACGGTGAAAAAATACTCCGTGGTGTGGGTGAGGGATTTCGCGGTGTCAGTGGAGGGATATTCGCTCACATGGGTGACTGATGGGTAGGGCCAGGGCGGGAACTGGGAGGGCCCTGAATGGGCCGGCTGCCCGCTGAAGGTGGTTCCCGGCACGATGTCGCCGCTGTTCATGCCGCAGACGGTGTTGAGAAGGATGTCGGCATAAGTGTAAGCCATGTCGCGGTGAGTGGTCTGTCTCATATGGAGCTGCGAGAAAGGGATCAGGACCCCGATGGAAAAAATAAGGAGCGCCAGCAGGAGGAGTGCTACCATCATTTCGAAGAGAGTGAATCCCCATGGGGTGCTTCGCTTCCCAGGCCTCACTTGCGCACTTCCTCCCAGCTCACGATAGTGGCCTTGTCCTTGGTTTTCCCATAGCGGATATCCGAGCTGAAGCAGGTGAGCTGGTTTCCCTCGATGGCGCCCTGGATCTGCGCCTTGTAGAGGAGCACCCATGAGGCGCCCCCGATGTAGCCGCAGAAGCGGCACTCCGAGAGGAACGTCTTGCAGGAAGGCTTCATGGCGATGATGACTATTTTCCCGGGGTCGCCGTCGAAGTTTATATTGACGCCCTGTCCTATGGTAATCTCGTCCTCGACAAAGATAAAGGCGGGTGTCTCATTGTGCTCATCGGGAATGATCGTGATATCCGTGGGGTGATAGAGGTCGCCGAGGACCAGGTTCCTTGCCTTGTAAAACCCTTCCCTGAGGGTAATCTTGTGGGAGTTTTTGATGATGAGGTCTTCATATTCACCGTGGGCAAGGTAAAAGTCACCGAGATGCTCGGTCTCATCGAAGATCAGCTCGCCCTGCCTCTTGTACAGCGGCGGGTCATAGCACCTGAGCTTTCTTTTTTTCTTCGTCGCCACATCCAGCGGCAGATCGGGGTCCTGGTGAATACTGACAGTCTCGAATCGCTGCAGGTCGGTGGCTTCAGCGGAGAGCGTCCTGATGCGGTTCCCGCTTTCGTTGAGGGGATCGAGGTCTCTCGTGACAAGCATCGAATCCTTGTTGCCGAAGCCGAGGGTCCCGTAGAACTTTGACTTGCTGATGGCGATGCTGTAAGCGCTGACGCCCGGCGCGTACAGGTCGTAAATCTCGGTGTTCATAACAGAATAGTAGGGCTTGAGGTCGGGCACGGTGTAAAGCTCGGAGCTTATCATCGAGTTGAGGGCGTACTTGAAGGCGTTCTTGTTGAAGATGACTTTTATCGCTTTTTCCCAGAGGCGGTTTGACGGATCGTCGCCGAGGGAATTATTCCTCTTGAAATAGCCTGTTGAAGTGACGGCGCATGAAAAGAAGTCCGTGGCATCGACGGTGGTGGTGAAATAGGTGCCGTTCTGGGGGAAATAGCTGTCGTTGATGAGAAGGGGCGGGATTGACCCGCCGTCCGGCACCACGGAAAAGTCTCTATGGCCGTGGCCGCCCCCGTCATCATCATCATGCTTGTTTTCCCGGTCCTCTTTTTCTTCCATCGTCATGGCCGCTTCTATCTTGCCCCAGTCATAAATATCCCTGAGGATCAGGTATGCCTCCTGGATTCCCGCCTGGGCCGACTGCCTGGTGATGACCTCGTTGCCGCGCCTGAGGGAGTACCGCGACTGCATGGTGGAGAGCCCGATGAGGGCAACGGAAAAGATGACGACAACAATGAGGACCACCAGCACGAGGATAAGGGCAATGCCCCGGTTAGTATCCGTACGGTACACGGAAAATCACCTCCCGTGAAGGAGTTCCTTTTACATATAAGATTATAGCAGAAAACGGCGCTTATGCAAAGGTTCGGCGGTAAAAAAGGTTTTTGGCATTCCCCCGGCAAAATGGGGAGTACATGGGGCGAGTGCAGATGGCGCGGGGTACAGGTATGGCCGAGGTGAGGCACTTAAAAAAACTTTATGATCTGCTGGGAAGCGACAGGCTCAGGGCAGGGGTGCTGCAGGCGGCCGAGGCCCTGGGGATGCGCAAGAATGTCCTGCGGATGGATACCAACGACGTCTGCAATATCGAATGCATCATGTGCGAGAACAGGCCTCAGAAATGCACAGAAGAGCATATGATGCCCCTTCCCCGCTTCAATGCTCTCCTGGAAAGAGTCGGTCCCGCCGCGAGGCTCCTGTACCTCTCGTGCTCTTATGAGCCCCTCATGACGCCAGGTTTCATAGACTATATCGCGTCGGCGAAGGACCGGGGCATCCCCTTTGTCTCCTTTGCCACCAACGGCCTTCTCCTTGACGACACTATAATGAAATTCATGGTGGAGAGGCCTGTCGATGAGCTTGTCATCTCGATGAACGGATTTGCCCGCGATGACTATCACCGCATCATGTTCCGCTCGAATTTTGATGCCGTCACGGAAAAGCTCGCCAGGCTCAGGGAGCTGAAACGCTCGAGAAACTCGGCATTCCCGCGCCTCCGCGTCAACACCATCCTTATGAAGACAAACCTGCTGCGCTTTGATGAGGCGATGGCCTTCGTCGAGGAGTATGGCGCCTCCACTGTGCAGTTTCGCTCTTTCAAGGTTGATGAGCGCCACAACAACAACCCCGGGGAGATCGCAAAAGAGCGTCTCTCTCGCCTTGCGCCCGCAGAGATCGCGTCTTTTGCCTCACATATCAGGGAAAAGGTCCACGAGCTCTCACGTAAGGGCATTACCGTCATCGTGCCGCGGGAGATTCTGGAAAAGGGCACCATCAGCGAGGCCGGCGATTCATCGGCGAGGGGGAGCTGCTCCATCCCTTTTTTCTCCCAGTGGGTCGATTTCAAGGGGAACCTGCGCATCTGCTGCGGCGAGCACGAGGACTCCTGTATAGGGAATGTCATTGATGATGATCCCGGCGAGGTCAGGAAGAAGCGCGACGCCTTCAGGGCCCAGGCCCTCTCGGGGAAATGCCGGAAGAACTGCACCATGTTCATCAACTCGTCAACGATGACGTAGGGTGAGGGGGCTATCATAAGCCGCGCTGCCGGCCGGCAGGAGATGGAATGAGGGTCTTGAATTGAGAAGGAGGAGGGTGCAGTGAAGCAGTTATTTCAGAGCCTCAGGACAGGCGCGCTTGAGCTCGCCGAGCTCCCGGTGCCGCAGGCCCGGGCGGGCCATCTCCTCATAAGGACAAGGCGGAGCGTCATCTCCCTCGGCACCGAGCGGATGCTCCTTGATTTCGGAAGGGCGGGGTGGATAGAGAAGGCCCGACAGCAGCCTGACAGGGTGCGCCAGGTCCTCGAGAAGATTAAGACCGACGGCATCTTGCCCACGGTGCAGGCTGTGCAGAGCAAACTGGATCAGCCCATCACGCTGGGCTATTCCCAGGCAGGCGAGGTCATTGCCGCGGGGAGCGGTGTCGAGGGCTTCAGGGCGGGAGACCGCGTCATCTCGAACGGCCCCCATGGCGAGATTGTCTCGGTGCCGGCCACTCTCTGCGCCCTTATCCCTCCCGGCGTTGACGACGATACGGCCGCTTTCACCGTGATTGCCGCCATTGCCCTCCAGGGGGTGCGCCTTATAAGCCCGACCCTCGGCGAGTCCGTGGCGGTAATGGGGCTCGGCCTCATAGGCCTCCTGACCTGCCAGATCCTGGGAGCCCACGGCTGTCGGGTCCTGGGCTTTGACCCTGATGAGAAGAAGGCTGACCACGCGCGGCGCTTTGGCGCTGAGGCCTATGCCCTCACCGAAAGCCTCGATGCCGTGGGGATCGCCCACGCCTTTTCATCGGGCTACGGGGTTGACGGCGTCATTATTACCGCCTCCACCAAGAGCAATGACCCGATCCACATGGCGCCCCGGATGTGCCGTCCCCGCGGGCGGGTCATTCTTGTGGGCGTCGTGGGCCTTGCCCTTTCCCGCGATGATTTTTACAGGAAGGAGATTTCCTTCCAGGTCTCCTGCTCCTACGGGCCCGGGCGCTACCAGGCGCCCTATGAGAAGAAGGGTCTTGATTACCCCATAGGCTTCGTGCGCTGGACCGAGCAGCGCAACTTTGAGGCGGTCCTGCAGCTCATGAAGGAGAAAAAGCTCGTGACGGAGAGCCTCGTGACGGCGCGCTCTCCTTTCGGGAGCGCCCTCGATGCCTATGAAAATGTCTCGGGAGGTACCGATATGCTTGGCATCATGCTTGACTATGATGCCCCTGTTGACACCGCGCTGAAGGTGGTGCCTCTTGGCGTATCCCAGGCTTCAGGGAAGGCTGCAGCGCCGGTGATAGGATTTATCGGCGCCGGGAGCTTTGCCTCGTCAACGCTTATCCCCGCCTTCAGGGAGACAGGCGCGCGTCTCAAAATCATTGCGAGCGCCGGGGGAATGTCGGGGTACCATGCCGGCAGGAAGTTCGGCTTTGAGGCGGTGACCACTGACCACCGGGCCCTTCTCGATGACAGCGAGATAAACGCAGTCGTGATAGCCACGCAGCATGACAGCCATGGGGCACTGGTCATGGAGGCCCTCAGGGCGGGAAAGCATGTCTTTGTGGAGAAGCCGCTCTGTATAAAGCGCGAAGAGCTTGAGGCCCTTGATGAGACTTACCGCTCCCTCGCAGAGAAGCCCTTGCTCATGGTAGGCTTCAACAGGCGCTTCGCCCCCCTTACCGTGAGGCTTCGTGAGATCCTCTCGGGCTTCAGGGAGCCCGGGACATTCGTGATGACGGTGAACGCCGGGAGCCTTCCCGCCGATCACTGGACCCTTGACGGCGAGGCCGGCGGCGGGCGCCTTATCGGCGAGGGATGCCACTTCATCGATCTTATAAGGTTCTGTGCCGGCTCACCCCTTGCGGAGGTGCAGTCTTTCCCCGGAGGTGCCTCTGCCGCTCCGGGCACGGTATCGCTCTTCCTGCGCTGCACAAACGGCTCCCAGGGCTTTCTCCACTACCTCACGGCAGGCCATAAGAGCTTTCCCAAGGAGCGCCTCGAGGTGATATGCGGCGGCGCCGTGCTGGTGCTTGACAATTTCAGGAGCCTCGCGGGCTTCGGCGTGAAAGGCTTTTCCAGGGAGAAGCCCATGGCCCAGGACAAGGGGCACGGCGGCTGCGCGAGGGCCTTTGTGGAGGCCGTCGAGAAGGGCCTCCCTTCACCCATACCCTTTGAGGAGCTCGTGGAAGTGACAGATGCCACTTTCCGTGCCGCAGGCTTATGAGGGTTGAAGATATCCCGGCGCTTCTTTCCTCTTTCCGCTACTACCGGCCCGGCCAGATGGCGGGACGGGTCCTTCATGGCATGAAGCGCCGCTTTGTGCGCGTCACGGGGGGTGAGAAGCCGTCCCTTCCCGAAGAAGCCCTCAGGCTTCGCGAGGAGGGGAGCCGCGCCGGGAGCACGGTGAAGGTCTCTCTTCTGAACAGGAGCATTGGCTATCCGTCGCCGTCATTCTGGGATGACGGCGCCTCGGAGAAGCTTTTCCGCTATCAGCTCAATGCCTTTGAGTTTCTTGCAGGGGCCTTCCCTTGTGAGGATGCCCTTCTTCTCATCGTGGACTGGATATTCTGCAATGCTGACGAAGGCGCCGAGCCGTGGGAGCCTTACGTGATCTCCCGGAGGATGGCCCGGTGGGTTCAGTGGATTGAGGGGCACCGTGGAGCGCCTGCCCCTTATGAGGCCGTCACGGCGGTGATGGCAGAGTCTCTTTACCGGCAGGGGCTGAGGCTTTTCTGCGACGTGGAATACCATATCGGGGCCAACCACCTCTTTGAGAATTACCGGGCCCTTTTCCTTGGCTCCCTCTTTCTCATGGATAAGCAGTTTCCCTCGCGGGAGCGGGCGGAAAGAGAGCTTGAAAAATGGCTTCTCTTTTCCTGCCGGGGACTCATGGAGGCCCTGGCCTCCCAGGTGCTCCCGGACGGCGCCCATTATGAGCTCTCACCCATGTATCACCAGGTGGTGATGGAAGGCACCTCATCGGTCATCGCTTCGGGGAGCGCCGCCCTGGCTGGCGGGCATCCTGCCCTCAGGGAGCACGGGGCCCTCATTGAAAAGCTTGTCGAGGCCTCGCGCTCCGCCTTTGAGAAGATGAAGGCATGGCTTTCGCACCTTATGCACCCCGACGGGAAGATAGCCCTTTTCGGCGACGCCGCCTTCAACGGCTATCGCTTTTCCTTCCCTGGATTTTCGCCTTCAGACGCTCCCTGCGCCCTTCTCCTTCCCGACTCGGGGTATGCCCTGCGCCGATGGGGTGATGGCCATTACTTCGTAATGAAGTGCCAGGGCCCCCGCCCCTCGCACCAGCCGGGCCACTCCCACTGTGACGCCCTTTCCTTCGAGCTTTCCCTCCATGGCGAGCGCGCCATGGTGGACACGGGCTGCGGCTCATACCAGGACAGCGATATCCGCACATACTGCCGGGGCACGGAAGCCCATAACGTGCCCCATGGCGAGGGCCTTGAGCAGTCGGAGTGCTTTGCCTCCTTCGGGATAGGGCGCCGCGCGCGGGTCATGGAGAAATATCTTGAAGAGCAGGACGGCGCCGTTCTTATTTCCGCGGTGCTCCACGACTATCACGGCCACATCTTCCGCCGCGAAGTTTCCCTCAGGGATACCGCCATCTCCCTGGAGGATTCTCTTGTCTCTCCGCCTGGAAAGGACTTTGTCTCAGCGCTGCATCTCGGCCCTTTGGTAAGCATTCTGGAATGTTCCTCTCAAGCGGTGAAGGCCGAGTGCGCCGGGAAGAAGTTTACCATCACCTCAAAAGGGGGGCTTGAGGTGAAAGATGCCTCGTATTTCCCCGAGTTCGGCAGCAGGGTGCCCATCAAGGCCGTCGCGGCAAAAGGAGTGAACAGTGTGCAGTGCCTCATCGAGTGGTCGTGAGACCTCTCTCCTCATAGTGACCCAGTATTACCACCCTGATGTGACGGCTGCCGCATTCCGCATCAAGGAGACTGCCGATTTGCTCGCAGGGAAGGGATATGAGGTGACGGTCATCACGGCGCGCCCGCACCGCGGGATAGCCGAGGGGGAAAGTGCCGCTCCCCTTGATGACGGCGCCGTGAAAGTGATCAGGGTGCCCCTTGTGCCCTATTCCGGGAAAGGCAAGTGGAACTATATCGCTCATTATTCGTCATTCATGATGAACGCCCTCATGGCGGCTCTCAGGCTCAAAGGCCGCCCCTCGGTGGTTTTAGCCACGAGCCCGCCCCTCTTTGCGGGGTGGGCGGGCCTTCTCACCGCGCGCCTCAAGGGGGCGAAGTTCTTCCTTGACGTGCGGGATCTCTGGCCCGAGTCAGCCGTGTCGGCAGGGCAGCTCTCTCAGTCGGGCATTCTTTTCAGGGGGGCGAAAGTGGCCGAGCGCTTGCTCTACGGGGGCGCCGTGAAGATATCGGCCGTGTCAAGGCCCATGGCAGAGCGCATCGGCGGGATTATGGGCGCCCCGGGCAGTGAAAAGCTCTTCGTCATGTACAACGGGGTGCCGTCCTCATATCTCCCGGAGGCAGGAAAGGAGCCTGAAGCGAGCTCCCGGGATTTCACGGTCTCCTATGTGGGGAACTTCGGGCGCTGCCAGAATCTTGAGGTGGTGGTCGAAGCGGCGGCGCTGCTGGAGAAGGAGGGGCATTCCGGCATCGACTTCCGCCTTATCGGAGATGGCGTGGAGCGAAGGAAGCTCGAGGCCATGGCTTTAGAGAGGGGCTTGAAGCGCTTCGCGATTGAGGGGCCTGTCGGCAAGGCCGAGGCTTTCAGGGAGATGGCGCAGGCTTCGGCGCTTGTCCTTCCCCTCCTCTCGGACGAGACGATGGCGAGAACAATCCCTTCGAAAGTCTTTGACTACATGTGCGCGGGAAAGCCTGTCATTTACGGCATCAAGGGCGAAGGCGCCGAGATCCTGTCGCGCACCGGGGGAAATCTTGCCTTTATCCCCGACGATCCGCCGTCGCTCTCTGAGGCCATAAGGAAAGTGAAAGAGGAGCATGAGGCTTTCTCGCTCAGGGCATCGGGAAATGCCCGGGAAGTGGCGCAGTCTTATACAAGGGAAAAGATGGCGGACCTTCTCGATGAGAAGATAAGGGAGGTCCTGGGCAGATAAACAGCCTGTCAGCCCCTTCTTGCCTCGATATCAATGATTTTATGGGCGCCCACGGCTCTCAGGTAATAGTGATCTTCCCGGATCTCGAAGGTGAAGCGGTATGAGGCATCAACATATCCCTCCCAGATGGACCCTGTGCGCTCAATCAGGTGGAGCCTCAGCGAGGGATGGATCGGGTTCTCCCTGAGGAAGCGGAGATGCTTGTCCACTTTTTTCCGGATCTCTCGGGGGAGCTTTTGGTAGCATTCTTTGAAGGTTCGTGAGATTTTCAGCTTTTTAGCCATCTGAGGGCTTCTTCCACGTCGTCGAAGGACTTTGTCCTGCCGGCTTTTTCATCTTCAGTGGCGCTTTTCTCCTTCTCAAGCCATGAGGCTTCCCAGAACCATGCCTGCTCCCTTGGCACCTCCACGACAGGCTTTATCACGATCTCGTCATCGCGGGCGAAGACCTTGACGCGCGACCCGATCTCCAGGGGTATCTTTTTCCGCACCTCTTCGGGGATGGTGACCTGGTATTTCATGCTCACCTTCACGGTCTCGCCCATGAAAATCACCCCTTTGTAAAGTATTACAGTTTTACTATACTACATTCTTACTGGAAAGTCAAAGCGATCACCCCGGTGTTGACGAAAGGCATCCCTTGGGTTACAATGGGGTGGCTGCGAAAAGAGGTGAGATGCCGTGGGCTCCATCGTCACAAGAAATCCCTTCGTGCGCAGGCAGTATCTGCTTGTGGCCGTTGACACCGTTATCATCCTTGCCTCCATTATCTTCATGTACCTCCCCTGGTTCAGGTTTTCCTGGGCCGACCTCTTCGCGGGGCTTGCGAGAGGGCTCTGGATCCCCGTAGCCATAGCGGTCCTTGCCCACCTGGCAGTCTTCTATGTCTTCGACCTCTATAACGTGAGGAGCGTCTCTCTCTCCCAGGGCAGGCTCGTCCGCATCATCCTGGCGGTGCTCCTCGCTGTCGGGGGGCTCACCATGCTCTTCTACTTCTTCCAGAAGGTGCCCAACCTCAGGAAGGTGCTGGTGACCCACATCCCCCTCATCATCATCGCAATCTATGCCTGGAGGCTCATCTTTTACCGCACGGTAATGAAGGCCCAGGTGCGCACCGTCGTCATGCTTCTCGGTGATGATGCCCTCAACTGGGCACTGGTGAAGGCCATCCGCGATGACCCGATGATGGAGTACCGCACGGCAGCCCTCATCCCCGACACTTCCGGGGCGCAGGCCCTCTGCTGGAAGGACACCGACGGCGAGGCCCTCATGATGGGCCCCTGCAATGATATCGAAGAGGTCATGAAGGAGTGGGATATCAATGTGGTGGTGTTTTCTCTGAAGGCGCTCCCCCTGTTCCGCGCAAAGCTTCTCTTCCTGAAGTCGCGGGGCGTCCAGGTTTTTGATGCCCTTACCTTCTACTCCCTCATCACGGGGAGAATACCTGTCGTAAGCACCGAGGATTCCACGGTGGCAGTGCTTGCCGAGCGCTTCCCTCTCCCCGCCTATTACCTTAATGTGAAGCGCCTCGTTGATGTGTGCCTCTCGCTCTTTGGCATCATCATATCGTTCCCCTTTGTCGCCCTGTCAGCTATCCTCATCGCCATAGAATCGCCTGGCCCCCTCTTCTTCCGCCCCGAGCGCGTGGGGCAGTTCGGGAGGACCCTGCGCCTTTTCAAGCTCCGCACCATGCGCCATACAGCGAAAAAAGGGCCCCTTTTCACCCAGCCGGGCGATGAGCGCGTGACCCGCACGGGATGGCTCATCCGCAAGTTCGGCTTTGACGAGTTCCCCCAGCTTTTCAATGTCCTCTGGGGAGACCTCTCCCTCATCGGGCCCCGCCCCATCGAGGAGGTCTTCGTGGACAAATATGCGGCCATGACGCCTCTCTATTACCTCCGCCTGTCGGTGAAGCCCGGCATCTCGGGGTGGGCCCAGGTGAACC encodes:
- a CDS encoding Uma2 family endonuclease, with amino-acid sequence MSLPAENTKEKFTYGDYYSWDDGLRWELIDGVPFNMTPAPGVPHQRMLIELARQFATYFLQKECQVFIAPLDVRIPLHDERDEDITTVVQPDLIVVCDKEKIDERGVRGAPDLVIEIQSPSTARRDLKEKLALYERSGVKEYWIVQPSEKLVMVFIQKEKEGFSKPSVYAPEEKAPVGITDGGFEVELAMVFSEPSEKGESLPEKTEAPL
- a CDS encoding type II secretion system protein; this translates as MRNKGARGLSLAEIIVAMALLGFLISISSYIFVSAWRRYHVSNALQDVQFNAVRGVDLFSLDLTETSFSNVSTTRPNTWTFPSARDLSGIFHSTETGPLWSSWYIYHLVPDGQRKAADGSSLYFLARTQVEGDLYATFSVDTEIARKPYRVMARNVKRVQVEVLPLTTYYKIRMETENDIRGKPCTFNAQRDVVVHSP
- a CDS encoding radical SAM protein — encoded protein: MGRVQMARGTGMAEVRHLKKLYDLLGSDRLRAGVLQAAEALGMRKNVLRMDTNDVCNIECIMCENRPQKCTEEHMMPLPRFNALLERVGPAARLLYLSCSYEPLMTPGFIDYIASAKDRGIPFVSFATNGLLLDDTIMKFMVERPVDELVISMNGFARDDYHRIMFRSNFDAVTEKLARLRELKRSRNSAFPRLRVNTILMKTNLLRFDEAMAFVEEYGASTVQFRSFKVDERHNNNPGEIAKERLSRLAPAEIASFASHIREKVHELSRKGITVIVPREILEKGTISEAGDSSARGSCSIPFFSQWVDFKGNLRICCGEHEDSCIGNVIDDDPGEVRKKRDAFRAQALSGKCRKNCTMFINSSTMT
- a CDS encoding bi-domain-containing oxidoreductase — its product is MKQLFQSLRTGALELAELPVPQARAGHLLIRTRRSVISLGTERMLLDFGRAGWIEKARQQPDRVRQVLEKIKTDGILPTVQAVQSKLDQPITLGYSQAGEVIAAGSGVEGFRAGDRVISNGPHGEIVSVPATLCALIPPGVDDDTAAFTVIAAIALQGVRLISPTLGESVAVMGLGLIGLLTCQILGAHGCRVLGFDPDEKKADHARRFGAEAYALTESLDAVGIAHAFSSGYGVDGVIITASTKSNDPIHMAPRMCRPRGRVILVGVVGLALSRDDFYRKEISFQVSCSYGPGRYQAPYEKKGLDYPIGFVRWTEQRNFEAVLQLMKEKKLVTESLVTARSPFGSALDAYENVSGGTDMLGIMLDYDAPVDTALKVVPLGVSQASGKAAAPVIGFIGAGSFASSTLIPAFRETGARLKIIASAGGMSGYHAGRKFGFEAVTTDHRALLDDSEINAVVIATQHDSHGALVMEALRAGKHVFVEKPLCIKREELEALDETYRSLAEKPLLMVGFNRRFAPLTVRLREILSGFREPGTFVMTVNAGSLPADHWTLDGEAGGGRLIGEGCHFIDLIRFCAGSPLAEVQSFPGGASAAPGTVSLFLRCTNGSQGFLHYLTAGHKSFPKERLEVICGGAVLVLDNFRSLAGFGVKGFSREKPMAQDKGHGGCARAFVEAVEKGLPSPIPFEELVEVTDATFRAAGL
- a CDS encoding alginate lyase family protein; its protein translation is MRVEDIPALLSSFRYYRPGQMAGRVLHGMKRRFVRVTGGEKPSLPEEALRLREEGSRAGSTVKVSLLNRSIGYPSPSFWDDGASEKLFRYQLNAFEFLAGAFPCEDALLLIVDWIFCNADEGAEPWEPYVISRRMARWVQWIEGHRGAPAPYEAVTAVMAESLYRQGLRLFCDVEYHIGANHLFENYRALFLGSLFLMDKQFPSRERAERELEKWLLFSCRGLMEALASQVLPDGAHYELSPMYHQVVMEGTSSVIASGSAALAGGHPALREHGALIEKLVEASRSAFEKMKAWLSHLMHPDGKIALFGDAAFNGYRFSFPGFSPSDAPCALLLPDSGYALRRWGDGHYFVMKCQGPRPSHQPGHSHCDALSFELSLHGERAMVDTGCGSYQDSDIRTYCRGTEAHNVPHGEGLEQSECFASFGIGRRARVMEKYLEEQDGAVLISAVLHDYHGHIFRREVSLRDTAISLEDSLVSPPGKDFVSALHLGPLVSILECSSQAVKAECAGKKFTITSKGGLEVKDASYFPEFGSRVPIKAVAAKGVNSVQCLIEWS
- a CDS encoding glycosyltransferase family 4 protein, whose protein sequence is MCSASSSGRETSLLIVTQYYHPDVTAAAFRIKETADLLAGKGYEVTVITARPHRGIAEGESAAPLDDGAVKVIRVPLVPYSGKGKWNYIAHYSSFMMNALMAALRLKGRPSVVLATSPPLFAGWAGLLTARLKGAKFFLDVRDLWPESAVSAGQLSQSGILFRGAKVAERLLYGGAVKISAVSRPMAERIGGIMGAPGSEKLFVMYNGVPSSYLPEAGKEPEASSRDFTVSYVGNFGRCQNLEVVVEAAALLEKEGHSGIDFRLIGDGVERRKLEAMALERGLKRFAIEGPVGKAEAFREMAQASALVLPLLSDETMARTIPSKVFDYMCAGKPVIYGIKGEGAEILSRTGGNLAFIPDDPPSLSEAIRKVKEEHEAFSLRASGNAREVAQSYTREKMADLLDEKIREVLGR
- a CDS encoding AbrB/MazE/SpoVT family DNA-binding domain-containing protein — its product is MGETVKVSMKYQVTIPEEVRKKIPLEIGSRVKVFARDDEIVIKPVVEVPREQAWFWEASWLEKEKSATEDEKAGRTKSFDDVEEALRWLKS
- a CDS encoding exopolysaccharide biosynthesis polyprenyl glycosylphosphotransferase; translated protein: MGSIVTRNPFVRRQYLLVAVDTVIILASIIFMYLPWFRFSWADLFAGLARGLWIPVAIAVLAHLAVFYVFDLYNVRSVSLSQGRLVRIILAVLLAVGGLTMLFYFFQKVPNLRKVLVTHIPLIIIAIYAWRLIFYRTVMKAQVRTVVMLLGDDALNWALVKAIRDDPMMEYRTAALIPDTSGAQALCWKDTDGEALMMGPCNDIEEVMKEWDINVVVFSLKALPLFRAKLLFLKSRGVQVFDALTFYSLITGRIPVVSTEDSTVAVLAERFPLPAYYLNVKRLVDVCLSLFGIIISFPFVALSAILIAIESPGPLFFRPERVGQFGRTLRLFKLRTMRHTAKKGPLFTQPGDERVTRTGWLIRKFGFDEFPQLFNVLWGDLSLIGPRPIEEVFVDKYAAMTPLYYLRLSVKPGISGWAQVNQVEYPNSDESQLVKLEYDLFYVSHVSLFLDVIIILKTLKKFFHLGYDSREGKAPALL